The following proteins are co-located in the Bacteroidales bacterium genome:
- the porU gene encoding type IX secretion system sortase PorU yields the protein MKKIVSISLIYLFVFVSGLSGQKSGQNYASSSVLSSGQWYRIAVLSDGIYRIDYSRLKQLGLLNPSNPRLYCNNSGQLSYYNNDPAADDLKEIPVYTSTGSDGIFNEGDYLLFFGKGTHRWTYNEKLKDYDFLRHNYSDTAYYFITSSATTQGKRIITLQEPTQAATFISSLSDALYIHEIENENLLKSGREWFQQILDLDINPGFSEISTTSRLKYKIRVAARAGTTTTFRLYDGGSLKKSIQVPGINLYNYTGIQAQIVSDTGSFLPSSAAPVLQLRFSGNSEPGAKGWVDFVQLKGRRTNSFTGKLVQYSDSRSVAPGGITSYSIKSQINDALIWDISDPENPKQVLFTKTGDNITFKSLSDSLKSFVAFTLSNASVPVIKTAAIPNQNLHGSESADMIIVTHPLFKSHAEKLAEIHFANSGLISQIVTPVQIYNEFSGGIPDIAAIRNYVRMKYIKQSGTDHPLKYLLLFGDGSYENKTLPPGNPNFIPTYQSQNSNVVVNSFTSDDFYGLLEDGEGEADGTEDIGIGRMPVSDTAQAGIIISKIKKYLDPVNMGDWKNIICITADDEDGNAHMSDAEGLASVLKDSVPEYNIDKIYLDAFKQTTNVGGQSYPDVNKAITARINNGCLIFNYVGHGGEGGLAHEGVIKPEDINSWKNGGKLPLFITATCEFSRFDDAEMNVATHELFGKTSAGEMVLLNKEGGAIALMSTTRVVYSAPNFFLNRNIFNYAFSRDEDGNALTLGDIIRIAKNKSGSGPNKRNFTLLGDPALTLAYPWHGKIITDSVNNVSVTEKTDSLKALSVVTISGHIEDKNGVHMNSFNGVVSPQVYDKESKIKTLANDGGQTLEFNLRNSIIFSGKTRARNGKFSFTFIVPRDINYTFGNGKISYYANENNEDMNGSFNNIIVGGFSSTAVFDTSGPVIRLFLNDTLFRNGGITDKNPRLLAIIEDKGGINTSGSGIGHDITGFLDKEVTLPIVLNNYYTNDFDNYSRGTISYNLTDLSMGSHSITVKAWDNFNNSSEQTISFFVESEDKFILKNLINYPNPFFTETNITGEHNRPDTELEVTINIFNLSGRIIKIIKTRVPSTGYSIPPVTWDGNDDSGRRVGKGIYPYSVTIKVSEGTGETARASGRMIIL from the coding sequence ATGAAAAAAATAGTTTCAATATCACTTATTTACCTGTTTGTTTTTGTCTCTGGTCTTAGCGGACAGAAATCAGGCCAGAACTATGCCTCATCATCAGTCTTATCCTCAGGGCAATGGTACAGGATTGCAGTTTTGTCGGACGGGATTTACAGAATTGATTATTCCAGGCTGAAACAGCTGGGGCTGTTGAATCCATCGAATCCGCGGCTTTATTGTAACAATTCCGGACAGTTATCGTATTATAATAATGATCCTGCTGCTGACGACCTTAAAGAGATCCCGGTATATACATCTACAGGATCTGACGGCATATTCAATGAGGGAGATTATCTGTTGTTCTTCGGAAAAGGTACCCACCGATGGACCTATAATGAAAAATTAAAAGATTACGATTTTCTCCGTCATAATTATTCAGATACAGCTTATTATTTTATTACATCGTCTGCAACTACTCAGGGCAAGAGAATAATAACTCTTCAGGAACCAACCCAGGCTGCTACGTTTATCTCTTCACTGTCTGATGCTTTATATATTCATGAGATTGAAAATGAAAACCTGCTTAAATCCGGAAGGGAGTGGTTTCAACAGATACTGGATCTTGATATTAACCCCGGATTTTCCGAAATAAGTACTACCAGCCGTTTAAAATATAAAATCAGAGTAGCTGCCAGGGCAGGAACAACAACAACATTCAGACTTTATGACGGGGGTTCGCTTAAAAAAAGCATTCAGGTACCCGGTATAAACCTTTATAATTATACAGGTATCCAGGCACAGATAGTATCTGATACAGGTTCATTTTTGCCTTCTTCGGCTGCACCTGTTCTGCAGTTAAGGTTCTCAGGTAACAGCGAACCTGGTGCGAAGGGATGGGTCGATTTTGTTCAGCTCAAAGGCAGAAGAACAAATTCATTTACGGGGAAGCTGGTGCAATACAGCGATTCAAGATCCGTTGCACCAGGTGGTATAACCAGTTATTCAATTAAAAGCCAGATAAATGATGCTTTGATATGGGACATTTCAGATCCGGAAAATCCTAAACAGGTATTGTTTACAAAAACAGGAGATAATATTACATTTAAATCACTCAGCGATTCATTAAAATCATTCGTTGCGTTTACTCTTTCAAATGCTTCAGTTCCTGTAATAAAAACAGCTGCTATTCCGAACCAGAATCTTCATGGCTCTGAATCTGCTGACATGATTATAGTTACTCATCCCCTGTTCAAATCGCACGCAGAAAAGCTGGCAGAAATTCACTTCGCAAACAGTGGTCTGATCTCACAAATTGTTACTCCAGTTCAGATTTACAATGAATTCTCGGGAGGTATACCGGATATTGCTGCAATCAGGAACTATGTAAGGATGAAGTACATAAAACAATCCGGAACTGATCATCCTCTCAAATATCTGCTGCTGTTTGGTGATGGCTCGTACGAAAACAAGACGCTTCCTCCCGGTAACCCGAATTTTATTCCGACATACCAGTCGCAAAATTCAAATGTTGTTGTCAATTCATTCACATCTGATGACTTTTACGGATTACTTGAAGACGGAGAAGGTGAAGCAGACGGAACTGAGGATATTGGCATCGGGAGGATGCCTGTTTCTGATACTGCCCAGGCTGGAATAATTATTTCAAAAATTAAGAAATACCTCGATCCGGTTAACATGGGTGACTGGAAAAACATAATATGCATAACTGCAGATGACGAGGATGGCAATGCACATATGTCAGATGCTGAAGGACTTGCCAGTGTACTGAAAGACAGCGTTCCTGAATATAATATTGATAAAATCTACCTTGATGCATTTAAACAGACAACAAATGTTGGGGGACAGTCTTATCCGGATGTAAATAAAGCAATTACCGCCAGAATAAATAACGGTTGCCTAATTTTCAACTATGTGGGTCATGGAGGAGAAGGTGGTCTTGCCCATGAGGGGGTTATCAAACCTGAAGATATTAATTCATGGAAGAACGGAGGAAAACTGCCGCTGTTCATTACTGCCACATGTGAGTTCAGCAGATTCGACGATGCAGAGATGAATGTTGCTACACATGAGCTTTTCGGAAAAACATCTGCAGGTGAAATGGTGCTTCTGAATAAAGAAGGAGGTGCAATAGCACTTATGTCTACAACAAGGGTTGTTTACTCTGCACCGAATTTCTTTCTGAACAGGAATATTTTCAATTATGCATTCAGCCGTGATGAAGACGGGAATGCCCTCACACTGGGTGATATTATAAGGATTGCTAAAAACAAATCAGGGAGCGGTCCGAATAAGAGGAATTTTACACTCCTTGGCGATCCTGCACTCACCCTGGCTTATCCGTGGCATGGCAAAATAATAACCGATTCTGTTAATAATGTGTCGGTTACAGAAAAAACAGATAGCCTGAAAGCCTTGTCCGTTGTGACAATTTCAGGACATATAGAAGATAAAAACGGAGTACATATGAACTCCTTTAACGGAGTAGTCTCACCACAGGTATATGATAAAGAGAGTAAGATAAAAACTCTTGCCAATGACGGTGGACAGACTTTGGAATTCAATCTCAGGAACAGTATTATTTTTAGCGGCAAAACAAGAGCCAGAAACGGAAAGTTCAGCTTTACTTTTATAGTTCCAAGAGATATTAACTATACTTTCGGGAATGGTAAGATCAGCTACTATGCCAATGAAAATAATGAAGATATGAACGGTAGTTTCAATAATATTATAGTCGGAGGATTTTCAAGCACAGCCGTCTTCGATACATCTGGTCCGGTGATAAGGCTGTTTCTCAACGATACTCTCTTCAGAAACGGCGGAATCACTGACAAAAATCCGAGGCTACTTGCGATAATAGAAGATAAGGGTGGAATAAATACTTCAGGATCGGGAATTGGTCATGATATAACTGGTTTCCTTGATAAAGAGGTAACACTGCCTATTGTTCTAAATAACTATTATACAAATGATTTTGATAATTATTCGAGGGGTACGATTTCTTATAATCTCACTGATCTTAGCATGGGAAGCCATTCAATAACTGTCAAGGCATGGGATAACTTCAATAACTCTTCTGAACAGACGATTTCTTTCTTTGTGGAATCTGAAGATAAATTCATTCTTAAAAATCTTATCAATTATCCAAACCCTTTCTTCACCGAGACAAATATTACCGGAGAGCATAACAGGCCTGACACTGAGTTGGAGGTCACAATAAATATCTTTAATCTCAGCGGACGCATAATAAAAATTATTAAAACAAGGGTGCCATCAACCGGCTACTCAATCCCTCCGGTCACCTGGGACGGAAACGATGACAGCGGAAGAAGAGTGGGAAAGGGAATTTATCCCTATTCAGTTACTATTAAAGTATCGGAAGGTACCGGTGAAACAGCAAGGGCCTCAGGTCGTATGATCATTTTGTGA
- a CDS encoding PorP/SprF family type IX secretion system membrane protein has translation MRLISIITLFVVFSLFCKGQDSESGPGYQLILMNNPALSGSEGDGVIRLSYNNYFPGNSYNLHSVIVSYDSYLPSLHGGVGIYLSDDFMCGIANEMRGGVSYSYYLQAGKDLFINAGLSASVFHRGFNFNGAILPDQIDPLGGVIYPTGDVMTNTGKSVFDIGAGFLIMTGKLTGGISVSHLAEPDLSENLSHDEKLKRKLLLHVLYDINLGNSDNVKLRPLGYIVMQGGYLSAGAGTVFESNYLSFNALLLDDNWDNINMQTGFSVKAGRMSVYYNYRFNISSGNNMMPFSLLHQTGLAFSLNNVDKRKTIKTINFPKL, from the coding sequence ATGAGACTAATTAGTATTATCACTCTTTTTGTTGTTTTCTCTCTCTTCTGCAAGGGGCAGGATAGTGAGTCAGGTCCTGGTTATCAGCTGATTCTTATGAACAACCCTGCACTTTCCGGCAGTGAAGGCGACGGAGTAATAAGGTTGTCGTATAATAATTACTTCCCCGGTAACAGTTATAATCTTCATTCAGTTATTGTTTCATACGATTCTTATTTACCATCGCTTCACGGAGGAGTTGGAATCTATTTGTCTGATGATTTTATGTGTGGTATAGCCAACGAAATGAGAGGAGGAGTTTCATATTCATACTATTTGCAGGCTGGAAAAGACCTCTTCATAAATGCAGGACTTTCGGCTTCAGTATTTCATCGGGGTTTTAATTTCAATGGTGCAATACTGCCCGATCAGATTGATCCGCTTGGAGGAGTTATTTACCCAACAGGTGATGTTATGACTAATACCGGAAAGTCGGTATTTGATATCGGAGCAGGATTTCTAATTATGACAGGTAAGCTTACCGGCGGTATTTCGGTAAGTCATCTTGCTGAGCCTGATCTTTCAGAAAATTTAAGTCATGATGAAAAACTTAAGAGGAAACTTCTCCTTCACGTTTTATATGATATTAACCTTGGTAATTCAGATAATGTTAAACTCAGACCACTCGGATACATTGTGATGCAGGGAGGATATTTATCTGCGGGAGCAGGAACTGTTTTTGAAAGTAATTATTTGTCATTCAATGCATTATTATTAGATGATAATTGGGATAATATAAATATGCAGACAGGGTTTTCGGTAAAAGCAGGCAGAATGAGTGTATATTACAATTATCGTTTTAATATTTCATCAGGAAATAATATGATGCCTTTCTCACTTCTTCATCAGACAGGATTGGCATTCAGTTTAAATAATGTTGATAAAAGAAAAACAATTAAAACAATAAATTTTCCTAAATTGTAG
- a CDS encoding SUMF1/EgtB/PvdO family nonheme iron enzyme, translating to MYKFRALPIVLISVLLFTSCIFKKKGGGNENVSTATGWEYNNPDNGGFEVTLGADQKTGPGLVLIEGGRFTMGQVQQDVMFDWNNKPRTVTVSSFYMDETEVKNIDYREYLFWLRRVYKDYPEVFRRALPDTLVWRSPMGFNDPYVQYYFRHPSYNNYPVVGVSWLKANDFCLWRTDRVNEQILIDEGELNPDPNQLNDKNFNTEAYLAGLYEGVVNQLRESLNPNQTERRTNFEDGVLLPSYRLPTEAEWEFAAYALRGNTFEERVYERRIYPWDGEVVRNADPKVRGEMMANFVRGRGDLMGVAGSLNDNGSITVDVKSYWPNDYGLYCMAGNVNEWVQDVYRPLTSEDVDGFNPFRGNVYTDVRRDANGTVVGKDKLGRLYIDTVKDADVANRYNYQKGDYRNYRDGDLQSAIVGGADWTVEDGKKGSLRMYSQDLTPGSQDFVTLLNDNARVYKGGSWKDRAYWLNPATRRFLDQEESRDDIGFRCAMIRVGSPSGL from the coding sequence ATGTATAAATTCAGAGCCTTACCAATTGTTTTAATTTCTGTTTTACTATTCACATCCTGTATATTCAAGAAAAAGGGAGGCGGGAATGAGAATGTCTCTACCGCAACAGGCTGGGAATATAATAATCCTGACAATGGCGGGTTTGAGGTCACTCTCGGAGCAGATCAGAAAACAGGTCCTGGTCTTGTACTTATTGAAGGTGGCCGCTTTACAATGGGCCAGGTACAGCAGGATGTTATGTTCGACTGGAACAACAAACCCAGAACTGTAACTGTATCATCTTTTTACATGGACGAGACGGAAGTTAAGAATATCGACTACCGTGAATACCTTTTCTGGCTGCGCAGGGTTTACAAAGATTATCCTGAAGTTTTCAGAAGAGCACTACCTGACACTTTAGTCTGGAGAAGTCCGATGGGTTTCAACGATCCTTATGTTCAGTACTATTTCAGACACCCGTCATATAATAACTATCCCGTTGTTGGAGTAAGCTGGTTAAAAGCTAATGACTTCTGCCTATGGAGAACTGACAGGGTAAATGAGCAGATTCTGATTGATGAGGGTGAACTAAATCCCGATCCAAACCAGTTAAATGATAAAAACTTTAATACCGAAGCATATCTTGCAGGTCTGTATGAAGGAGTTGTGAATCAGCTTCGTGAGAGTCTCAATCCGAATCAGACTGAACGCAGAACCAACTTCGAGGATGGAGTGCTCCTTCCAAGCTACAGGCTCCCCACGGAAGCTGAATGGGAATTTGCAGCATACGCACTCAGGGGAAATACTTTCGAGGAAAGAGTTTATGAAAGAAGAATTTATCCATGGGATGGAGAAGTTGTCAGAAACGCCGACCCGAAAGTACGTGGTGAGATGATGGCAAACTTTGTTCGTGGCAGAGGCGACCTAATGGGTGTTGCAGGAAGCCTGAACGATAACGGAAGTATTACAGTTGATGTTAAATCATACTGGCCAAACGATTACGGTCTCTATTGCATGGCAGGAAACGTAAATGAATGGGTGCAGGATGTTTATCGTCCGCTTACCTCGGAAGATGTTGATGGCTTTAACCCTTTCAGGGGCAACGTATACACAGATGTCAGAAGAGATGCAAACGGAACAGTAGTTGGGAAAGATAAACTAGGAAGACTATATATTGATACTGTAAAAGATGCCGACGTAGCAAACAGATATAATTACCAGAAAGGTGATTACAGAAACTACAGGGACGGTGACCTTCAGTCAGCTATCGTTGGCGGCGCAGACTGGACAGTTGAAGACGGTAAGAAAGGTTCACTCAGGATGTATTCACAGGACCTTACCCCGGGGAGTCAGGATTTTGTTACTCTCCTCAATGATAATGCACGAGTATACAAAGGCGGATCATGGAAAGACAGGGCATACTGGCTAAACCCGGCAACAAGAAGATTCCTAGATCAGGAAGAATCACGTGACGATATCGGGTTCAGATGTGCAATGATCAGGGTAGGAAGTCCGTCCGGATTATAA
- a CDS encoding CoA-binding protein, with the protein MEKTTLVLGASPNPDRFAYKAIRSLQRRNIPVIAIGRRDVDLGNLQIRKGMPADLGSVHTITVYMNAKNQKEFYDYILSLTPKRIIFNPGTSNPELAETARKKGIEVVEDCMLVMLNTGKF; encoded by the coding sequence ATGGAGAAAACTACTTTGGTACTTGGAGCAAGTCCGAATCCTGACAGATTCGCATATAAGGCCATCAGAAGTCTGCAGAGGAGAAATATTCCCGTTATTGCTATTGGCAGAAGAGATGTCGATCTTGGTAATCTGCAGATAAGAAAAGGTATGCCAGCCGATTTAGGAAGTGTACATACCATAACAGTGTACATGAATGCAAAAAATCAGAAAGAGTTTTACGATTATATTCTTTCACTTACCCCAAAAAGAATAATATTTAATCCGGGAACTTCAAATCCGGAACTTGCTGAAACAGCCAGGAAGAAAGGTATTGAAGTTGTTGAAGATTGTATGCTGGTGATGCTTAATACAGGAAAGTTTTGA
- a CDS encoding 2-C-methyl-D-erythritol 2,4-cyclodiphosphate synthase, translated as MNIRIGQGIDFHRLEKGLNLWLGGVQIPASKGCVAHSDGDVLLHSICDALLGAAGLRDIGFYFPDSSAEFKGIDSKIILKRTFDLIKAKGFSVVNIDGTVCLENPKISPFIEEMRSTISAIVNTDAENITIKATTTEKLGFTGREEGVVALAVVLLNRQT; from the coding sequence ATGAATATCAGAATTGGCCAGGGAATCGATTTTCACAGACTTGAAAAAGGATTAAACCTTTGGCTGGGAGGAGTACAAATACCTGCTTCAAAGGGATGTGTTGCCCACTCCGACGGAGATGTCCTTCTTCATTCTATATGTGATGCACTTCTGGGTGCTGCCGGTTTAAGAGATATAGGATTTTATTTTCCTGATTCAAGCGCAGAGTTTAAAGGTATCGACAGCAAAATCATACTCAAAAGGACATTCGATCTGATAAAAGCAAAAGGATTCAGCGTCGTTAATATAGATGGTACGGTTTGCCTTGAGAATCCAAAAATCTCTCCATTTATTGAGGAAATGAGAAGCACAATCTCTGCTATCGTTAATACAGATGCTGAAAATATTACAATTAAGGCTACCACAACTGAAAAGCTTGGATTCACCGGACGTGAAGAGGGAGTAGTTGCACTCGCCGTTGTATTGCTTAACCGCCAGACTTAA
- a CDS encoding UDP-N-acetylmuramoyl-tripeptide--D-alanyl-D-alanine ligase, with protein MKTDQLYELYKESTGIATDSRTVSKGQLFFALWGENYNGNKFAAEALEKGAICAVIDDPLFETENTILVDDCLNELQALATHHRKEMKVPVLAITGTNGKTTTKELIAAIVSKKKKVHYTRGNLNNHIGVPLTILSAPEDTQMMIIELGANHIGEIRTLCLIARPDFGIITNIGTAHIEGFGSFEGVVKAKTELYEYLRKVNGVALYNDTNPLLTEKIFKNVNRAVPFSDPTGIELGIEQVPSAINIEIKATYQHHTYNIKTNLFGSYNIENLKAAIATGLFFDVDIKDIVDAVENYQPANNRSQVTKTKNNTLICDAYNANPTSMHLALKAFSELAEDNKMVILGDMFELGEKSEEEHKKILEEVLAYKFTQSILVGPVFERVSAKSGIKSFLEKGKLIEYLKNEPVKGKTVLIKGSRGMGLEKIFDLL; from the coding sequence ATGAAGACAGATCAACTATATGAACTCTATAAAGAGTCAACGGGAATAGCTACTGATTCGCGCACAGTAAGCAAGGGTCAACTGTTTTTTGCCCTTTGGGGAGAGAACTACAATGGTAATAAATTTGCTGCTGAGGCTCTTGAGAAAGGTGCAATATGTGCAGTAATTGATGATCCTCTTTTCGAAACCGAAAATACTATCCTTGTGGATGATTGCCTCAATGAACTGCAGGCTCTTGCCACACATCACAGGAAAGAGATGAAGGTTCCGGTTCTGGCAATTACCGGAACCAATGGTAAAACAACGACCAAAGAACTGATTGCTGCTATTGTTTCAAAGAAAAAAAAGGTACACTATACCCGTGGAAACCTGAATAACCATATAGGAGTTCCTCTTACTATTCTTTCAGCCCCGGAAGATACCCAGATGATGATTATAGAGCTTGGGGCTAATCATATTGGTGAGATCAGAACACTATGCCTTATTGCCAGACCTGATTTTGGAATTATAACAAATATAGGTACTGCACATATTGAAGGGTTCGGTTCCTTTGAGGGTGTAGTAAAAGCAAAAACGGAATTATATGAATATTTACGGAAGGTTAACGGAGTAGCACTATATAATGATACTAACCCGCTTCTGACAGAAAAAATATTCAAAAATGTTAACAGAGCTGTACCATTTTCAGATCCTACTGGAATTGAGTTGGGTATTGAACAAGTACCATCAGCAATTAATATTGAAATAAAAGCCACTTATCAGCACCATACATATAATATAAAGACTAATTTATTCGGCAGCTATAATATTGAAAATCTTAAAGCCGCAATTGCGACAGGTCTCTTCTTTGATGTTGATATAAAAGATATTGTTGATGCAGTTGAGAATTATCAGCCTGCGAACAACAGATCACAGGTTACAAAAACAAAAAACAATACTCTTATCTGCGATGCTTACAATGCAAATCCTACAAGCATGCATCTGGCCCTCAAAGCCTTCTCTGAACTTGCAGAGGATAATAAGATGGTAATCCTTGGTGATATGTTTGAGCTGGGAGAGAAGAGTGAAGAGGAGCATAAGAAAATTCTTGAAGAGGTCTTGGCTTATAAGTTTACCCAGTCGATTCTTGTCGGACCTGTTTTTGAGAGGGTATCAGCCAAATCAGGAATAAAATCATTCCTTGAAAAGGGCAAACTGATAGAATATCTTAAAAATGAACCAGTTAAAGGTAAAACTGTTTTGATTAAGGGATCGAGAGGAATGGGACTTGAAAAGATTTTCGATCTTTTGTAA
- the porV gene encoding type IX secretion system outer membrane channel protein PorV, producing the protein MKKKLAIILLLLVALSGKTVLFSQDLNAIQTVVPFLTIAPDSRSGGMGDVGAATSPDVYSMHWNPAKFAFIDGEGGVGVSYSPWLRNLVPDINIAYLTGYKRIDDKQVVSGSLIYSSLGLVPLTDEWGNPLRDINPNEFAIDAGYSRVFAENLSGGLAFRFIYSNLTSGFSAGGEDTKPGTSFAADISGYYNKDVTILSKDGQLAFGLIFSNIGSKMSYSDAQTSDFIPMNLRIGSSGTIELDQYNKISVSFDINKLLVPTTPQYSTSNADSIIAGKDPNVAVPVAIFQSFIDAPGGFKEELHELTYSYGVEYWYNSQFAIRGGYFHENETKGNRKYFTAGAGFRLKIFTIDFSYLMPLTQNHPLARTLRFSLAFDFNALRNAGRSKG; encoded by the coding sequence ATGAAGAAAAAGTTAGCTATTATATTATTATTACTCGTGGCCCTATCGGGCAAGACGGTACTCTTCTCTCAGGATCTGAATGCAATACAGACTGTTGTACCCTTCCTTACTATTGCTCCTGATTCCCGTTCAGGAGGTATGGGTGACGTAGGTGCTGCAACATCACCTGATGTTTACAGCATGCACTGGAATCCTGCAAAATTTGCTTTTATCGACGGCGAAGGCGGTGTGGGAGTATCCTATTCTCCATGGCTGAGGAACCTTGTTCCTGATATAAATATTGCTTATCTGACCGGATATAAGAGGATTGACGACAAACAGGTAGTTAGCGGAAGCTTAATATATTCATCACTCGGACTTGTACCGCTAACAGATGAATGGGGAAATCCGCTGCGGGATATTAATCCTAATGAATTTGCCATTGACGCCGGATATTCAAGGGTCTTTGCAGAAAATCTTTCAGGAGGACTTGCTTTCAGATTTATTTATTCAAACCTCACAAGTGGTTTTTCCGCAGGAGGTGAAGATACAAAACCAGGTACTTCATTTGCTGCCGATATTTCAGGTTATTATAATAAGGATGTTACAATTCTCAGTAAAGACGGACAACTGGCATTCGGACTTATTTTTTCCAATATCGGTTCAAAAATGAGTTACTCTGATGCTCAGACTTCTGATTTTATTCCAATGAATTTGCGGATAGGCAGTTCAGGTACAATTGAACTTGATCAGTATAATAAAATCAGTGTTTCCTTTGACATAAATAAACTTCTGGTACCTACAACACCCCAGTATAGCACATCAAATGCAGATAGTATTATTGCAGGGAAAGATCCCAATGTAGCTGTCCCTGTAGCTATATTCCAGTCATTTATTGATGCTCCGGGCGGTTTTAAAGAGGAACTCCATGAGCTGACATATTCATATGGAGTTGAGTACTGGTACAACAGTCAGTTTGCTATCAGAGGCGGATATTTTCATGAGAATGAAACAAAGGGAAACAGAAAATATTTTACTGCAGGTGCAGGTTTCAGACTTAAGATATTCACAATAGATTTCTCCTACCTGATGCCACTCACTCAAAATCATCCTCTCGCACGTACTCTGAGGTTTTCCCTCGCATTCGACTTTAATGCTTTGAGAAACGCAGGCAGATCAAAGGGATGA